The Chryseolinea soli genome contains a region encoding:
- a CDS encoding amidohydrolase family protein, which yields MPAKKLYLLLITLVLCQCAIAQQEVLVLKGGTIIDVTDFGNSERDISNATVVIEGGRIKAAGSASSVKVPKGAKVIDVSGKYIVPGLIDCFGIINDQAYANAYLYMGVTTAVMTEDNRRGKIDWTVNPSPHKIILDAYWGAKSKRVSVGGVENAGFEIVRSWSKEEIDHDIDSLGKAGVKVLLVHYAVVPAQLPAIVAACKRNKIATIGELGLSSYREAVQAGIQSFVHTSRYSADMLPDSLRKVYSTSPFGPPARAYYEYITGQKNIADDPKLLELSKLYRDHRIGLISTAGMIQYPEMEFATNPWLEPIASIIDERTIEFEPLDKSTGKPKNPSPVRQHAVPALVEIDKVFAKQGVRYITGTGTDAFGTLPGISLHNELAMLSHFGLTNRQALAAATHNFSLLWEWTSIGKVETGRDANILVLDQNPVTSLKHLKAISLLIVEGKIVDRNKLMQKP from the coding sequence ATGCCTGCGAAGAAACTTTACCTGTTACTCATCACACTGGTTCTATGTCAGTGTGCCATAGCCCAACAAGAAGTCCTTGTACTGAAAGGCGGAACAATCATAGACGTCACAGACTTTGGTAATTCCGAACGCGACATCTCCAACGCTACGGTGGTGATCGAGGGAGGCCGGATCAAAGCTGCAGGCAGCGCATCGTCAGTGAAGGTTCCAAAAGGAGCCAAAGTGATCGACGTCTCAGGAAAATATATCGTTCCTGGGTTGATCGATTGCTTTGGCATCATCAACGACCAAGCCTATGCGAACGCCTACCTGTACATGGGGGTGACCACCGCGGTCATGACAGAGGATAACCGCCGTGGAAAAATTGATTGGACGGTCAATCCCTCCCCCCACAAGATCATACTCGATGCCTACTGGGGGGCGAAGTCCAAGCGAGTTAGCGTGGGCGGCGTGGAGAATGCCGGTTTTGAGATTGTTCGGTCATGGAGTAAAGAAGAAATAGATCATGATATCGACTCGCTGGGGAAGGCGGGAGTGAAGGTGTTACTCGTTCATTATGCGGTTGTGCCCGCGCAACTTCCGGCCATTGTTGCAGCTTGTAAGCGAAACAAGATCGCAACGATTGGCGAGTTGGGCTTGTCGTCTTACCGGGAAGCGGTTCAGGCCGGCATTCAGAGCTTCGTGCACACATCGCGCTATTCGGCCGATATGTTGCCCGACTCGTTGCGAAAGGTCTATAGCACATCTCCGTTTGGTCCGCCGGCAAGGGCTTATTATGAATACATTACCGGTCAAAAAAATATAGCTGACGACCCAAAACTGTTGGAGCTGTCGAAGCTGTATCGCGATCATCGCATCGGGTTGATTTCTACTGCAGGTATGATACAATATCCTGAGATGGAATTTGCCACCAACCCCTGGCTGGAGCCGATCGCCTCCATCATCGACGAGCGAACGATCGAGTTCGAGCCGTTGGACAAGAGCACAGGGAAACCAAAAAATCCGTCGCCTGTGCGGCAGCACGCTGTGCCCGCGCTGGTCGAGATCGACAAGGTTTTTGCTAAGCAGGGGGTGCGCTATATCACGGGAACGGGTACCGATGCCTTTGGTACGCTACCCGGCATTTCCCTTCACAACGAACTGGCCATGCTCTCGCACTTTGGGCTCACCAATCGCCAGGCCCTTGCTGCGGCTACTCATAATTTTTCTTTATTGTGGGAATGGACGTCGATTGGCAAAGTGGAGACGGGAAGAGACGCCAACATCCTGGTGCTCGATCAAAACCCGGTGACCTCGCTGAAGCATCTAAAAGCGATTAGTCTTTTGATCGTTGAGGGGAAAATTGTCGACCGGAATAAATTGATGCAGAAGCCGTGA